Part of the Arvicanthis niloticus isolate mArvNil1 chromosome 29, mArvNil1.pat.X, whole genome shotgun sequence genome, ccctttgcctggcCTGCTTGGTCATCATACCAGCATCCCCAAAGGCTTTTGAGTCCTTGGTCAGGGAGAATCCTCTTAGTCTCTAAGGAGtcagggggcaggggcaggtgggAAACACCCAAGGTCTAGGAGCACTGGATGGACATGTAAGGCCAGTTGAAACTGCTCCCTGACAGCAACATATCTCGAATGAGAGTTTCGATGGGGGTTTTACCTACCAAACGGACGAAGAAGAGCTGCTCGATGACAGAGGAGGACACTGTGCGAAGAGAGGGTAATCGCAGCAGCAGTTTGCCAAAGCGGCTGGGCTGGTTGGGGTACTGGCTCCTCACATACTCCTCCAGTGCACACTGCGATTTCTCCTGCAGGCTTTCGATGTGGGCAGCATCCGACAGGCCACAAGCATCTGCCAGAGCAGCCACCGGAGGGAGAAATAGGAGAGGGGACAGACTGTTAGGTGAGTGAGCAGTAACAGCATACAAACCATTAAtgttttgaggagaaaaggaaaaagaaatagaagaaaaggaaaagaacccCTTCCCTCCTTGCCTCTTTGCCATCCTCTTTCCCATCCCCTATACAAATAAGAGTAAATCCAAGCCTCACCATGcctgggagaacagaagagagacacacatgcacactgaggGACAACCTGGCCATAGCTTTGTTTTCCCTCTTTCACCTTTGGATTAAATAATGCATGATGGTGAATCCATGTTTGCTGTGTATTGCAACCTGTTCTCTCCTGCAGGGGAGCATATTTCTGGTTGTGCTcattaaaagaaaagcatttgcCCCTTTCCCTCCTGATTTTGGAGTGCTTAGAACCCCTGAAGAAGCATACAGCCTTGGAAACAGTTTTTAAAGGCTTCTTGGAGTCAACCCCCCAAACCCAAATGACCCCAACCAGTAAGCTCAAGGAGAACCTAGATTGTGAAGTGAATACACGTGATGGGGGGTAAGGGATCACAGCTAGCAGAACCAAGAATCAGATCAAACCTGTGCTATACCAATATAGGATTTGAGATCAACTATATATGCAGGACAGAGTCCTGCAACAAATCCTCAGTGAGAGTGGACACTTCTATCTTCCTTAGATCAAGTAATTGAAAATTGGTCACATCTCTGTAAGCTGTATAATAAGCAGGAGGAATACGGTTCAGTTACTCCAGGCTgcagaaagaaaacatcttcagcaTCAGACACAAAGCGAGGCTAGAGGCAGTTGATGCTTCTGAACTGGGGTGTATGCAATTAGGAGGGATGTGGGGGAAGAGAGTTTTCCTATAGCAGGGACCAAGGGAGAAGTGGATAAGGCACTTCATACAATGATGGCAACTGAAAACCTTTGTGGTTATTTCAAACCAATCAAAGCTCTTTTGGGTCAcctaaaaatatttcaagacagCAGATTATCCTATATCCACGAACCAGGGCCAAGCAAAGGGAGACGAACGTGGAATCAGAGAAACAGGGACGCTTCCCCCTCATTTCCTATGTTAGTTCttaatgcaaacaaaacatactttaaaaacaggaaaatcacagagGAACCCTTAGCCAGTCAGGAGGTTGGCTAGAGATCAAGGACAGCATTTGCTAATATATAGATCTGGGGAGGAATTTGTGTATGACAACACCTGTAACAGAACACTGTACAATGGGGAAGCGTGACCCTAAGAAAACAACAAATTATTCAAAGCAAAATCCATGTCTGCTCTTTCCATGTTGTGTATCGGTTCAAGAACTAGACTTCACAAAGCACCCTGCCACCTTCATCTACAAGGGTATGGCCTgaagcaaatatttaaataaaactggTGATAATTCAAGAACTTCTGAGGCAAGTCTCCTTTGACCTCAGGTCCAGACTGGGTTCCTCTCAGATGTCTAATTACTCCATCCGGCTGGTGCAGTGCATCCATACTAGTCTGAGCTGGGACGCCAGGGAGGTTATTATGGCCAGCAAGGCCAGGACAGAAACACCTTGAGGCTTTAGTGCATAGAGAGGGGACTCTCAGGTCAGCCCTTGGGCCTGCTTTCTAGCATAGCCTTGCTTAATGACCGTCACACAGACTTATGTGCgatgtatttacatatatcttGCGTTGCATACACTTTTCGGTCCCTCACGCCATAGGATAGTCTCAGCCACAGACAACACAATATGAGAAAGACCCATTGATACGCCAACAGATTTTCCCTTAAATATCTTTATGACATCTCCTTAAATCAGTAAAACATCAGGGTCCCTGGAGTACAGTCACTTCCTCATTTCCTAAGCAACTCCAAGGAGAAGCTTAGACAGGTACACTTGGGTCCTACACTGGCTACTCTCAGGTCCTTTCACCTTTGAAATGGAATGCTTGGGGGTGAGGCTGCCTGTCTGGTATCAGTGGCCTATACCCAGTGGTCTTTATCATCCCAGTCACCTATTCCCATGGCCTTTATCATAAGTCCTAGTTCAGTCCACCTTCACACACTGCATAATCATTCACCCCTGCAGCAGGATTCTCCCATCTGTAGACAGGCATGAGTGTTTGAATCAATTGGTGGGTTTGTGATGGCAAAGAGAGGTGAGCGAAGGGTGTAATTCAGTACACATTTGCCCCCGTGAATTAAACTCCagataagaaaaggaaacagaacataCAAAACCCATGTCTAACTTTTTATATGGTATTGTCAACGTAGGAACCCTTATTATTTCTTCTACagtataaggaaagaaattatgtaaataaataaccgTTACTGCTCAGGCCCTCCCGGCTTAGCCTTTGTAGTGCAGAGAATGTATTTCATGTTGTGCATTCAGAAGAGTTTAGTGTTCAGGAAATATAGATGTAATCAGCTGCCATAACTAGAAATCAAAGTTATTATTGTGCACAAAATGgatttattgtatttatgttAACTAGATGGCTCTTTTCAGAGTCAGTCTCATTTATTTGAAGGAATATTTAGGTGTAtgaattaaagaatttttttcaaagtaagTTCAGGTCATGACCTAGTCTCTGGATGCTGTCCAGAATATTAAGGATTAAACACACCATCCGGAGGCCAAATGTGAAAACCACCACGGGGGACCCTCATGCCAGCTTCAAATACTTAGCTAGGGCAAGCCATATTGGACAATATGTCTAAAACTGTCTTTTCCATCACTCAAAGTTTGCTTAAAAGTTGGATGACTTAGGGAAGGCTTCCCATGAATTCCCTTCTTCCCATGAATTCCCTTCTGGCTAGCAATCAAAACAAGTTTAGTCAAAAGTGGAAATGTGCTGTATGAAAGGGGGTGGGTGAAAGGGGGGTGAATTACTACTGACAGGtccatttccattttcagatatTCTGTCTGCTATTTtccaacaaaataatgttattgtTCATGTCTCAGCATCCCTTGCACCTTGAAGACTTGGTTCAAAAAACTcctttggaaaacttttttttttttttttaaatgaagggaCTTTTCACAGAAATGTTTTAGGATGGAAAGTTTAAAAGTGAAACGTGCATCTAGGGGcataaggaaaaaagaagagagacctTTGCTGAGAAAACCTCTGTCCAGCTCCACATCACACACTTCTGCTTTAAGACACTTCACTGGGTGAGATTTTACAACCCGAGCTTCTCCATACTGGCTCCCTTCCTGATGGATTTGGCTAAAGGGATGGGTAGGAGAGCGCCAGCCAGTCCTGGGCCTGCCAGAGTCAAAGGATCCTGCTCACTGCTTCCCAGGCTCTTTGTCACTTTTGAAAAACACATTTCCATCAAGAAGACTTATTAAGATAAAATGCATTCAAAGCCAGAGGAAGCTATTCAATAAATCTTCCATTTGTTTTAAGTTTTGCACTTTATCCCCTTGCAAAGAATGACTCCCTCTCACACTAGCAGACCTGCATTTGCACTGAAAGTAAAAGGGAGGGGCAAGTCCAAGGCTCTGGCCACCTTGCATACAAATGAGCTGCTCTTGTCTAAATAAATTATCTACTGTTCAGATCGATATTAATACTACATTTGCTACATTACAATATTGTGCAAATTTTAGagtcattttaaaacaatgtaaatatgCTTCTCCAGGCATGGAAGTCGAGAAATCTTATAGATTATCCCATTGCATACTGTTCAAGAAGGCCTTGGAAAAAAGAGTTTTTCCATCTCTTCTCAAGAGTGGTTTTAACTGGGCTTTTGGAGGGCCTGATTCTAGGATAGATTTATTAAAATGGGTTATTTGTTCTCCGAACCGAGGAGTTAAAAACAATAGTGTCAACAAACGGTGGTAAAAATGCAGCTAACCTTACTTACAGTGGGCAGAGCCCAAGATCCACCTAAGCAGCTTTGCCCAAGCAGAGTTCTTTCTGGCTTTGTTTGTATTTCCCGGTACCTGCTGTCCCTGGTGTGTATATATTTCCCTCTTGTAGGTCCCAATAATAAAAAGCGGATAGTGTTCTCACAGGCTTAGACCAGAGCCCTTCACAGGCAACGTTAATGCACTTTCCTGGAAGTTAATTTGAACCATCTATCATAAGAAAGATTGTTAACATGCATGCTACCACCGCCTACCcttaatttgatatttttttaggCATCCGTTTAAATTTccaatgtttgtgtgtttgcatagCTATGAAATTTATCTCCCGGCTCAGAGCCCTCTCATGCTTGCGGGTTTTACagtattgcttttgtttttttatctttcttgtttAGATCGAATCCGTTTTTTACGACCCTCAATAACCCCAGGAACTGCAAACATGAATGGTTTCCGATAAGGGAAAATCAGGCAGCAATAAAGCGGgattatttatgatttatttgtgCGTATTCTTCCCTCTGCcgcctctgtctgtgtctctctgtcggGAAACTCACCCAAGGAGAGTGCCACACAGACTAAGAAGCCACCTTCCCAcgttctcttcttccttccttatcgttcctcccccagaaacactgagctcttgtacacacacacacacacacacacacacacacacacacacacacacgcacgcacaagcACCCGCACACACAGATAGCTCACACACAGGAGACAGACGATCCACAGTGCCCTGCCTCCCCAGACACACAGTCGCCTCACTCTCTCCGGGCTCGCTGGGTCCAGGCCATCCACAAGGCCAGACCGCTGGCCTCACCCGCGCCTCCTCCGCTCCAGCACCGCTACGCTTCCAAGATGGCAGCAGCGCGGCCGGCGACATCCGCGTACCCGGGCTGCAGACCCTGGGCAGGCCCAAGGTGGCTCGAGCGCCCAGCCTCACAGCGACAGCCGCGGCGCGGGAGCTGCAGGAAGGCAGGCACCCGCTGCACGGTGCCCGCGCTAGCTTCCCGCACAGCCTGCCCTCCCCGCGATCGCGCATCCTCACCTGACGTGAACAGCACGATGGCTTTGAGGCAGCTGTACTCCGCAGAGTCGACGTGCAGCGCCTTGAGCTTCTCCACCTGTTCCTGAAAGATGCGGATGTGGTCCATGAAGGCCACGACGCGGTCCGCGGACATGGGCGAGGCGTGCAGGCCGGCTGCGGCCAGCAGCGGCGCCACGTGCAGGGGCATGGAGCACTGGGCCGCGTTGAGCACGAACAGCTCGCTCCAGGTGAGGCGTAGCAGGGAGACCT contains:
- the Nr2f1 gene encoding COUP transcription factor 1 isoform X2, translated to MFGYSVQRGRMPPTQPNPGQYALTNGDPLNGHCYLSGYISLLLRAEPYPTSRYGSQCMQPNNIMGIENICELAARLLFSAVEWARNIPFFPDLQITDQVSLLRLTWSELFVLNAAQCSMPLHVAPLLAAAGLHASPMSADRVVAFMDHIRIFQEQVEKLKALHVDSAEYSCLKAIVLFTSDACGLSDAAHIESLQEKSQCALEEYVRSQYPNQPSRFGKLLLRLPSLRTVSSSVIEQLFFVRLVGKTPIETLIRDMLLSGSSFNWPYMSIQCS